The following coding sequences are from one Polynucleobacter sp. JS-JIR-II-50 window:
- a CDS encoding PaaI family thioesterase, with translation MNKQVQMNPQTQLANLGEELNVPFLKLLGVRCLSAEMGKGEILLALKPEHNNTWEVAHGGVLLTLMDVAMAVAARSGDPGDRSVVTIEMKNNFMQAATGVLRVKADTVRRTATMAFCEAKLYNDQGEICCMSTGTFKYLKRLATRNADGDRVINNDGRSE, from the coding sequence ATGAACAAACAAGTCCAAATGAACCCACAGACCCAGTTAGCTAATTTAGGCGAGGAATTGAATGTGCCTTTTTTAAAGCTTTTAGGTGTTCGTTGTTTAAGCGCTGAAATGGGCAAAGGGGAGATTTTGCTAGCCCTCAAACCCGAGCACAACAACACCTGGGAAGTAGCACATGGAGGTGTGTTGTTAACGCTAATGGATGTAGCTATGGCCGTTGCAGCACGTTCCGGCGATCCCGGTGATCGTAGCGTGGTGACCATTGAGATGAAGAATAATTTCATGCAAGCTGCAACCGGCGTGTTGAGGGTCAAGGCTGATACCGTTCGCAGAACTGCAACGATGGCTTTTTGCGAGGCCAAGCTTTACAACGATCAAGGTGAAATTTGCTGCATGTCTACCGGTACCTTCAAGTACCTTAAGCGCTTAGCAACTCGCAATGCGGATGGTGACCGAGTTATAAACAATGATGGTCGCTCTGAATAA
- a CDS encoding MFS transporter, producing the protein MTPSLRWAFGSFFFLYFAYVGLVSPYASLFFLERGFSVIEIAALMSMLQITRIVGPFSWGWLSDYLSNRISIIRFCACLAALVFLCIYFLHSYIGFFIWMFVLHTILSSLMPLGESATIHALYKDNSFDKRYGRLRLWGSIGFIAMVLAAGELFQRKSIGLYPIVGTVVLIALALITFCLHEPKMERRKMVKGELLVVLFNPDVRWFLVSGFFMIFAHAALYVFYSLYLSNLGYNKFQIGLFWALGVFAEVIFFYFQSKVLSRLDAEVILQAAFGIGVVRFALIAFLPITSVLIVAQLMHAGTFAAHHSAATKLLQRWFTGPVQARGQALMATISYGLGGTLGGLCAGWIWEASQPRDVFVMSAFACGLAGMAIQKLRPRRYPAR; encoded by the coding sequence ATGACGCCTTCGCTACGCTGGGCCTTCGGGTCCTTTTTCTTTTTATATTTCGCTTATGTTGGGTTGGTTTCTCCATATGCCAGCTTGTTCTTTTTAGAACGGGGCTTTAGCGTTATAGAAATTGCTGCATTGATGTCTATGTTGCAGATCACCCGCATTGTTGGTCCATTTTCTTGGGGTTGGCTATCAGACTATCTTTCTAATCGGATTAGCATTATTCGATTCTGCGCATGTCTTGCAGCGCTTGTTTTCTTATGTATTTATTTCTTGCACAGCTATATCGGATTTTTTATTTGGATGTTTGTGTTGCACACCATTTTGAGTAGTTTGATGCCGCTTGGTGAGTCAGCCACTATTCATGCCTTATACAAAGATAATTCCTTTGATAAGCGTTACGGACGCTTACGTCTTTGGGGGTCTATTGGCTTTATTGCCATGGTCCTTGCTGCAGGAGAGTTATTCCAGCGCAAAAGCATTGGGCTTTATCCCATTGTTGGCACCGTTGTTTTAATTGCCCTAGCTCTTATTACTTTTTGTCTACACGAGCCCAAGATGGAGCGTCGCAAAATGGTGAAAGGGGAGTTATTGGTTGTGCTTTTTAATCCAGATGTTCGTTGGTTTTTAGTGTCTGGATTTTTTATGATCTTTGCCCACGCTGCTTTATATGTTTTTTACTCTCTTTATCTTTCAAACCTTGGCTACAACAAATTTCAGATTGGCCTGTTTTGGGCTCTAGGAGTTTTTGCTGAAGTCATTTTCTTTTACTTTCAAAGTAAAGTATTGAGTAGGTTAGACGCTGAGGTGATATTGCAGGCCGCGTTTGGAATTGGCGTAGTGAGATTTGCCTTAATCGCCTTTTTACCAATTACTTCCGTATTGATTGTGGCGCAATTGATGCATGCCGGTACATTTGCTGCACACCATAGTGCTGCTACAAAACTTTTGCAACGCTGGTTCACAGGCCCGGTACAGGCTAGAGGTCAAGCTTTGATGGCTACCATCTCTTATGGTCTTGGTGGAACACTCGGAGGCTTATGTGCTGGCTGGATATGGGAAGCATCTCAACCAAGAGATGTATTCGTAATGTCCGCATTTGCTTGCGGACTGGCGGGTATGGCGATCCAAAAACTCAGACCGCGACGTTACCCCGCCAGATAG
- a CDS encoding NRDE family protein yields MCLILFAWNSHPEYSLVVAANRDEFYERNTDGVSWWSEHPHVLAGRDRADVLGSPGTWLGFTKTGKFAALTNVRAPSEKNPDSRTRGELSLMYLTGNERPSEFIQGNAKRFQQYNGFNLLMADLSDPANAEMHWVSNRMMMGQSIRPRKVFPQQTLEPGVYGLSNAMLDTPWPKVNHRVAAFAQALAMDQGQLKNADPYLKLLADTHHASDNELPSTGVSREWEKALSPAFIKTPAYGTRSSTVLRVRKDGQFEMVERRFDASGTVGHDVVTGALSSASDSNLSV; encoded by the coding sequence ATGTGCCTTATTCTCTTCGCTTGGAATTCTCACCCAGAATATTCGCTGGTGGTAGCAGCGAACCGTGATGAGTTTTATGAACGCAATACCGATGGCGTTTCTTGGTGGTCTGAACATCCTCATGTTTTAGCAGGCAGAGATCGCGCCGATGTATTGGGGAGTCCTGGCACCTGGCTTGGATTTACCAAGACCGGCAAATTTGCAGCCTTAACGAATGTTAGGGCGCCTAGCGAGAAAAATCCCGATTCTAGAACGCGTGGTGAACTATCTTTGATGTACCTCACCGGCAATGAGCGCCCCTCCGAATTTATTCAGGGTAATGCAAAACGTTTTCAGCAATACAACGGCTTCAATCTTTTAATGGCGGATTTAAGTGACCCTGCCAATGCCGAAATGCATTGGGTCAGCAATCGTATGATGATGGGGCAAAGTATTCGTCCACGCAAAGTTTTTCCACAGCAGACGTTAGAGCCAGGAGTTTATGGTTTGTCCAATGCCATGCTCGATACCCCGTGGCCAAAAGTAAATCATCGTGTGGCCGCATTTGCTCAGGCTTTGGCTATGGATCAAGGACAGCTTAAAAATGCAGATCCATATTTAAAGCTATTGGCGGATACCCATCACGCCAGTGATAACGAACTTCCTAGCACTGGGGTTAGTCGTGAGTGGGAGAAGGCACTCTCTCCCGCATTTATTAAAACTCCCGCTTATGGGACGCGCTCAAGTACAGTTTTGCGGGTGCGGAAAGATGGTCAGTTTGAGATGGTGGAGCGTCGCTTTGATGCTTCAGGAACTGTAGGCCATGACGTTGTTACAGGTGCCCTTAGCTCTGCATCAGATTCAAATTTATCCGTTTAG
- the aroC gene encoding chorismate synthase: MSGNTLGLLFTVTTFGESHGPAIGAVVDGCPPGMNLSEADIQLDLDRRKPGTSRHVTQRKEEDKVEILSGVFEGKTTGTPIALLIRNTDQRSQDYGDILQTFRPGHADYAYQNKYGIRDPRGGGRSSARLTAPVVAAAAIAKKWLHEKYGTEFYGYMSQLGELEIPFKDIAQIDQNPFFAANAEIIPQLEGYMDDLRKAGDSCGARIEVRARNVPAGLGEPLFDKLDADIAHAMMGINAVKGVEIGAGFKSVSQRGSEHGDELHPDGFATNNSGGTLGGISSGQDLRVSIAIKPTSSIMSPKQSIDLDGKPITVQTKGRHDPCVGIRATPIAEAMLALVLMDHALRHRAQCADVPDAASIPASQPGSLRD; this comes from the coding sequence ATGTCAGGAAATACTTTAGGCCTCCTTTTTACTGTTACCACTTTTGGTGAATCCCACGGTCCCGCAATCGGGGCGGTGGTTGATGGTTGCCCACCAGGCATGAATCTTTCTGAAGCTGATATTCAGCTAGATTTAGATCGTCGCAAACCAGGCACATCCCGTCACGTTACGCAGCGCAAAGAAGAGGACAAAGTCGAGATCCTTTCTGGCGTCTTTGAGGGCAAGACAACAGGTACGCCTATTGCGCTATTAATTCGTAATACAGACCAACGCAGTCAAGACTATGGCGACATCTTGCAGACCTTTAGGCCTGGTCACGCAGATTATGCGTATCAAAATAAATATGGCATTCGTGATCCCCGTGGCGGCGGTCGCTCATCGGCTCGCTTAACAGCGCCCGTTGTTGCTGCGGCAGCGATTGCAAAAAAATGGCTTCATGAAAAATATGGCACTGAGTTTTATGGCTACATGAGCCAATTGGGCGAACTTGAAATTCCATTTAAAGATATTGCTCAGATTGATCAGAATCCATTTTTTGCCGCAAATGCAGAAATCATCCCTCAGCTTGAAGGCTATATGGATGACTTGCGTAAAGCAGGGGACTCTTGTGGGGCACGTATCGAGGTACGAGCTCGTAATGTGCCTGCGGGTCTGGGTGAGCCTTTGTTTGATAAATTGGATGCCGATATTGCGCATGCCATGATGGGTATCAATGCAGTGAAGGGTGTTGAGATTGGTGCTGGCTTCAAGTCAGTGTCTCAACGTGGTAGCGAGCATGGAGATGAACTTCATCCTGATGGCTTTGCAACGAATAATTCTGGGGGTACCCTGGGTGGCATTAGCAGCGGTCAAGACCTCCGTGTTTCTATAGCAATCAAACCGACTTCTAGCATCATGAGCCCAAAGCAATCCATTGATTTAGATGGAAAGCCGATTACAGTTCAAACCAAAGGCAGACACGACCCTTGCGTTGGTATTCGTGCAACACCGATTGCTGAAGCAATGTTGGCGCTTGTTTTAATGGATCATGCTCTACGCCATCGCGCTCAATGTGCTGATGTTCCAGATGCCGCATCTATTCCAGCCTCTCAACCAGGCTCATTGCGCGATTAA
- a CDS encoding YhjD/YihY/BrkB family envelope integrity protein: MRLIRNPQLWLSLAKEIWERNRGQNLKQIAASLAFTTTLSMVPMVTIATMLIGHLPSVIQVKNTFRSWLLDTYMPGGINQQAFIYLDQFSSQAKGLTYVGLAGLIITTIMTLAVIEGAFNQIFKVTARRPLYKKIVIYSAATILGPIFLGVGIYLSGVLFSASEGWISAVSFGFQLVAAIAPICLAILVYAVVYKILPYAKILWRDAFAGALVAALAFELMKFGFAIFLGNTAFYKTVYGAFAILPLGLTWIYMTWWITLTGAVLVANLPDIRSGVIRVIRY; this comes from the coding sequence ATGCGCCTTATTCGTAACCCCCAATTATGGCTCTCTCTGGCTAAAGAGATCTGGGAGCGTAATCGCGGTCAAAATTTGAAGCAAATTGCAGCTAGCCTAGCATTTACGACGACTTTATCCATGGTGCCCATGGTGACGATAGCCACCATGCTCATTGGTCACCTCCCAAGCGTTATCCAAGTTAAAAATACCTTTAGATCCTGGCTTTTGGATACTTATATGCCAGGCGGCATTAATCAGCAGGCATTTATCTATTTAGATCAATTTTCATCCCAGGCAAAAGGCCTGACCTATGTAGGTTTAGCTGGGCTGATCATTACAACAATCATGACTTTAGCTGTAATTGAAGGTGCCTTTAATCAAATATTCAAGGTCACTGCAAGACGTCCTTTGTATAAAAAAATTGTGATTTATAGTGCGGCAACTATTCTGGGCCCAATATTCCTAGGGGTTGGAATTTACTTGAGCGGTGTCTTATTTAGTGCCTCAGAGGGCTGGATCAGCGCGGTATCGTTTGGCTTTCAATTGGTAGCTGCTATTGCCCCAATCTGTTTGGCCATTCTGGTCTATGCGGTGGTTTACAAAATTCTTCCGTATGCCAAGATTTTATGGCGAGATGCCTTTGCGGGCGCTCTTGTAGCAGCGCTTGCCTTTGAGTTAATGAAGTTTGGCTTTGCAATTTTCTTGGGTAATACCGCCTTCTATAAGACGGTATATGGCGCTTTTGCGATCTTGCCCTTGGGTTTAACGTGGATCTATATGACCTGGTGGATTACCTTAACCGGAGCGGTATTGGTGGCTAATTTGCCGGATATTCGAAGCGGTGTCATTAGGGTTATTCGTTACTAA
- a CDS encoding BolA family transcriptional regulator codes for MSINQQRIAAFDGDLRKAFQVQALKIEDESHLHAGHAGAASGGGHFRVEIIAPEFKGLNLVARHRAVYAALNRHIPKEIHALTIAALAPDEVAV; via the coding sequence ATGAGCATCAATCAACAACGGATTGCCGCTTTCGATGGAGATCTACGCAAAGCTTTTCAGGTACAAGCCTTAAAAATTGAAGATGAAAGTCATCTTCATGCTGGCCATGCGGGCGCAGCTAGTGGCGGCGGGCACTTTCGAGTTGAAATCATCGCCCCAGAGTTTAAGGGTTTGAACCTAGTGGCTCGTCATAGGGCTGTTTATGCTGCCCTGAATCGCCATATTCCCAAGGAAATTCATGCTCTAACCATTGCCGCTCTAGCTCCAGACGAAGTTGCTGTCTAG
- a CDS encoding septation protein A translates to MKFLFDLFPIILFFVAFKLGDIYTATIVAMVATIGQILWVYYRHRKIDAMQWISLVMIVVFGSLTIFLHDKMFIQLKPTALYWLFSGALFISAQFFQKNWIKVLMGKQVTLKAESAHSVWHSLNMAWAIFFFIMGTLNLYIAFEYSEETWVNFKLFGSTGLLLVFVILQGVWLSKHMEHPGE, encoded by the coding sequence ATGAAATTTTTATTCGACCTATTCCCCATCATTCTCTTCTTTGTTGCCTTTAAGCTAGGTGACATATACACAGCGACCATCGTAGCCATGGTTGCCACTATCGGGCAAATTCTTTGGGTCTATTACCGCCATCGCAAGATCGATGCCATGCAATGGATAAGTTTGGTCATGATTGTTGTTTTCGGTAGCCTTACGATCTTCCTGCATGACAAAATGTTTATTCAGCTAAAGCCAACTGCTCTTTACTGGCTTTTTTCAGGAGCTCTATTTATCAGCGCTCAGTTTTTTCAAAAAAATTGGATAAAAGTATTAATGGGAAAGCAGGTAACGCTCAAAGCAGAATCTGCGCATTCAGTTTGGCATAGCCTCAATATGGCTTGGGCAATATTCTTTTTCATCATGGGCACTCTTAATCTTTATATTGCTTTTGAGTACTCAGAAGAAACGTGGGTTAACTTTAAATTATTCGGTAGCACTGGCCTCCTATTGGTTTTTGTCATCCTTCAAGGAGTTTGGCTATCCAAGCATATGGAGCATCCAGGCGAATGA
- a CDS encoding peptidylprolyl isomerase, producing MINKRQLLSISLLGATLLSTNAIAQNAVIVNGKAIPKAQLDKLVQRSGQPDNPQVRDQAREMLVTRELVLQEADKRGVIQNEMVREQLEQARMGVLVGAVFEDYVEKEGVAEADLKAAYESAKAQYSGKEYHVEHILVEKEADAKAITAQLKAGANFEDIAKAKSLDPGSAKNGGDLGWVSDKALVPEFSKAMVQLKNGQITDKPVKSQFGWHIIKVIDSRDIQAPSFEEMKAQLKQMIISDKNWQKAKFSEMMQKLRAKAKIQ from the coding sequence ATGATCAATAAACGTCAATTACTCTCAATCAGCCTTCTTGGTGCCACTCTTCTATCGACAAATGCAATCGCCCAAAACGCCGTCATTGTCAATGGTAAAGCAATTCCTAAAGCGCAATTAGATAAGCTAGTTCAACGTTCAGGACAGCCCGATAATCCACAAGTACGCGATCAAGCTCGTGAGATGTTGGTGACTCGTGAATTGGTATTGCAGGAAGCTGACAAGCGCGGCGTCATTCAAAATGAAATGGTACGAGAGCAATTAGAACAAGCACGCATGGGAGTTTTGGTGGGTGCCGTATTTGAGGATTATGTTGAAAAAGAAGGTGTTGCTGAGGCTGATCTGAAAGCTGCTTATGAGTCCGCAAAGGCGCAATACAGCGGTAAGGAATATCACGTAGAACATATCTTGGTAGAAAAAGAAGCGGATGCCAAGGCAATCACTGCGCAGCTTAAGGCAGGCGCTAATTTCGAAGATATCGCTAAAGCAAAGTCCCTGGACCCGGGCTCTGCTAAAAATGGCGGCGATCTTGGCTGGGTTAGCGATAAAGCATTAGTACCAGAGTTTTCTAAAGCAATGGTGCAGCTCAAAAATGGGCAAATCACTGATAAGCCTGTGAAATCACAGTTTGGTTGGCACATCATTAAGGTGATTGACTCTCGTGATATTCAAGCCCCAAGTTTTGAAGAAATGAAGGCTCAATTGAAGCAGATGATCATCTCTGATAAGAATTGGCAAAAGGCGAAGTTCTCAGAAATGATGCAAAAACTACGCGCTAAAGCAAAGATTCAATAA
- a CDS encoding YdiU family protein, translating into MAFTLRGEDACQATLPTPIPNPYWVAFSPSSAKLVGIDLDENNLPVDKTWLEVLSGNGLNTANHQFPNPMATAYSGHQFGVWAGQLGDGRAILLGDIAGQELQLKGAGITRFSRMGDGRAVLRSSIREFLCSESMHALGIPTTRALSIVGSDMPVRRETLETAAVCARLAPSFIRVGHFEHYASLQNHARLKELADYLIEIHYPESLQANEPYLDLFKRISARNAKLVAQWQAVGFCHGVLNSDNISVLGLTIDYGPFGFLDQFQIDHICNHSDQGGRYAYHRQPQIMHWNMACLASAIIPLLELRHSEKEAQEQLRAALEEFPIIYAQTWQSLFRNKLGFSTEQDGDVALIERLLQAMHDSKVDFTNFFRNLGRVNSNLSISQITLRDDFMDRDAIDLWFVDYLARLQSESSNDSERYLAMNRVNPKYILRNHLAQFAIELAQKKDFSEASKLLKVLSSPFDEQPEFASYSLAPPPDMDMVEVSCSS; encoded by the coding sequence ATGGCCTTTACTTTACGCGGCGAAGATGCCTGCCAAGCAACTCTCCCCACCCCGATACCCAATCCCTACTGGGTCGCATTTTCACCCTCTTCCGCCAAATTGGTGGGTATCGACCTGGACGAAAATAATTTGCCCGTAGATAAAACATGGCTAGAGGTATTGTCTGGTAACGGTTTAAATACAGCCAACCATCAATTTCCAAATCCTATGGCAACAGCCTATAGCGGACATCAATTTGGGGTATGGGCTGGTCAACTGGGTGATGGGCGGGCAATATTGTTAGGCGATATTGCTGGACAAGAGTTACAGCTCAAAGGAGCTGGGATAACGCGATTCTCCCGCATGGGTGATGGTCGCGCTGTATTGCGCTCATCTATAAGAGAATTCTTATGCAGCGAGTCAATGCATGCTTTGGGAATTCCAACTACAAGAGCGCTATCAATTGTTGGCTCAGACATGCCTGTCAGAAGGGAAACCTTAGAGACTGCAGCCGTTTGTGCTCGCTTGGCGCCAAGCTTTATTCGGGTTGGACACTTTGAGCATTACGCTTCACTACAAAACCATGCAAGGTTAAAAGAGCTCGCAGATTACCTCATAGAAATACATTACCCAGAATCCCTGCAGGCTAACGAGCCCTATTTAGATTTATTCAAAAGAATTAGTGCACGCAATGCCAAATTAGTCGCTCAATGGCAGGCTGTGGGCTTTTGTCATGGGGTTCTCAATAGTGACAATATCAGCGTACTTGGATTGACTATTGACTATGGCCCTTTTGGATTTTTAGACCAGTTTCAGATCGATCATATTTGCAACCATAGCGATCAAGGTGGTCGTTATGCCTACCATCGTCAACCACAAATCATGCATTGGAATATGGCATGCTTGGCCAGCGCTATTATTCCACTGCTCGAGCTCCGCCATAGCGAAAAAGAAGCGCAAGAGCAATTACGGGCTGCCCTTGAAGAGTTTCCGATAATTTATGCGCAAACTTGGCAATCGTTATTTCGTAATAAATTAGGATTTAGTACTGAGCAAGATGGAGACGTCGCCCTGATTGAACGGTTATTGCAGGCAATGCATGATTCGAAGGTGGATTTCACGAACTTCTTTCGCAACCTTGGAAGGGTTAACTCAAACCTTTCTATTTCGCAGATTACCTTAAGAGATGATTTTATGGACCGTGATGCAATTGATCTTTGGTTCGTTGATTATTTAGCTCGCTTACAGAGTGAATCTAGCAATGATTCAGAGCGATACCTAGCAATGAATCGAGTCAACCCAAAATACATACTGCGAAATCATCTTGCACAGTTTGCCATTGAGCTGGCGCAGAAAAAAGACTTTTCTGAAGCATCAAAGCTTCTTAAGGTTTTAAGTAGCCCCTTTGATGAACAGCCAGAATTTGCCTCTTACTCGCTAGCTCCACCACCAGATATGGATATGGTCGAAGTAAGCTGTTCCTCATAA
- a CDS encoding CBS domain-containing protein produces MKVRDILRVKGSTLFTVAPDTALQTAVLVMSEHDIGSLVVMEYDKLVGILTFREVIAALAKHHGKLEGLQVNTVMNQTPLTCNMETEIDEVRRMMLVDHARYLPVVDQKMLMGVISFYDVAKSVVEAQDFENTMLKAYIRDWPEDTEKAAS; encoded by the coding sequence ATGAAAGTTCGTGACATATTACGCGTCAAGGGAAGCACCCTTTTTACAGTAGCCCCCGATACAGCGCTGCAAACTGCAGTGCTAGTAATGAGTGAGCACGACATTGGTTCATTGGTGGTCATGGAGTATGACAAGCTAGTTGGCATTCTGACCTTCCGTGAAGTCATTGCCGCCTTGGCCAAGCATCACGGCAAGCTTGAGGGTCTTCAAGTGAATACTGTGATGAATCAAACCCCTTTGACCTGCAATATGGAAACCGAGATTGATGAGGTCCGTCGCATGATGTTGGTAGATCATGCTCGCTATTTACCGGTAGTCGATCAAAAGATGTTGATGGGCGTTATCTCTTTTTACGACGTAGCAAAATCAGTTGTGGAAGCCCAGGACTTCGAAAATACGATGCTCAAGGCCTATATTCGAGATTGGCCAGAAGATACTGAAAAAGCGGCTTCCTAG
- a CDS encoding folate-binding protein YgfZ yields MFVLRSKVKIIDVSEDWIISGLHGSEEQIVEFKLDPSAIALRMPDVLANNQSVARLLFAIPVDRQASARDSSEMLQTWNELEVLSAIPRIVQATQEQFVPQMINFESVAGVDFKKGCYPGQEIVARSQYRGAIKRRLQIAHIDKSSSDENLAMPGVELFHSNDPSQPSGMVVLSAHSPEDKQRIDLQIECKLEALENGEIHLGSPEGPVLKIDLLPYPLLEI; encoded by the coding sequence ATGTTTGTTTTGCGCTCAAAGGTTAAGATTATCGATGTATCCGAGGATTGGATTATCTCTGGACTACATGGTTCTGAGGAGCAGATTGTCGAATTTAAGCTTGATCCCAGCGCTATAGCTTTACGCATGCCAGATGTTTTGGCAAACAATCAATCGGTTGCCCGTCTTTTATTTGCAATACCTGTTGATAGGCAAGCAAGTGCACGCGATTCTAGTGAAATGCTTCAAACATGGAATGAGCTTGAGGTCTTAAGTGCCATCCCTAGAATTGTTCAAGCAACACAGGAGCAATTTGTACCACAAATGATTAATTTTGAATCTGTAGCTGGGGTAGATTTTAAAAAAGGGTGTTATCCAGGCCAAGAAATCGTTGCTCGTAGTCAATATCGCGGCGCCATCAAACGTAGACTACAAATTGCCCATATAGATAAAAGTAGTTCAGATGAAAACTTGGCAATGCCGGGCGTTGAACTTTTCCACTCCAATGATCCCTCCCAGCCATCAGGAATGGTAGTTTTATCTGCACATTCTCCAGAGGATAAGCAGCGTATTGACCTTCAGATCGAGTGCAAGTTAGAGGCGCTTGAAAATGGGGAAATTCATCTTGGTAGCCCTGAAGGACCTGTGTTAAAAATAGATTTATTGCCCTACCCTTTGCTCGAAATTTAA
- the mltG gene encoding endolytic transglycosylase MltG, which yields MPSTPNVDSALVYKVKINPNSSLSSIADQLGEQGLSINKFTMQVGARSLFVGSKLKPGTYMLPAGGSLGKVLLQIARGDRVRENIAIIPGMTIWQLRGIIDMHPALIHQTKGMSNKDLLQSLNFSYPSDEGLFLPDTYVFDPDEPDLNIYRKAAQAMQKQLNLAWDQKEAGLPLKTPYELLILSSIIEKETGRASDRDMISAVFINRLNKGMPLQTDPTVIYGIGPKFDGNLRKADLRKDTAYNTYMHKGLPPSPIAMASKESILAAAHPAKSDALFFVAKGDGSSHFSQNLKEHESAVNRYQRKIAPGNSTN from the coding sequence GTGCCCAGTACCCCCAATGTCGATAGTGCACTTGTTTATAAAGTAAAGATTAATCCTAATTCCAGCCTTTCAAGCATTGCCGATCAGTTGGGTGAACAAGGCTTATCGATCAATAAATTCACTATGCAGGTAGGGGCTAGAAGTCTTTTCGTAGGATCAAAACTAAAGCCAGGCACGTATATGCTCCCAGCGGGAGGAAGTCTCGGCAAAGTGTTGCTACAAATTGCACGCGGCGATCGAGTGAGGGAGAATATTGCGATTATTCCAGGCATGACAATTTGGCAACTGCGGGGCATCATCGATATGCACCCAGCTCTTATCCATCAAACCAAGGGTATGAGCAATAAGGACTTGCTGCAATCCCTCAATTTTAGCTACCCCAGTGACGAAGGACTTTTTCTTCCTGATACCTACGTATTTGATCCAGATGAGCCGGATTTAAATATTTATCGCAAAGCGGCACAAGCCATGCAAAAGCAACTAAATCTGGCTTGGGACCAAAAAGAAGCTGGGCTTCCCCTCAAAACACCCTATGAGCTTCTGATTCTCTCTTCCATTATCGAAAAGGAAACTGGCCGCGCAAGCGATCGGGATATGATTTCTGCGGTATTTATAAATAGACTCAATAAAGGAATGCCTCTTCAAACCGATCCCACGGTTATCTACGGAATAGGCCCTAAATTTGATGGAAATTTACGGAAAGCGGATTTACGTAAAGACACTGCCTACAATACCTATATGCACAAAGGTTTACCTCCCAGCCCCATCGCAATGGCCAGTAAAGAGTCTATTTTGGCAGCTGCGCATCCCGCTAAAAGCGACGCCTTATTTTTTGTGGCAAAGGGCGAT
- the msrB gene encoding peptide-methionine (R)-S-oxide reductase MsrB — protein sequence MKKTDQEYKQSLSDIEYRVTREAATERPFTGKYWDHWDKGRYQCVCCGTPLFLSETKFDAGCGWPSYNAPEVASSIKEIRDTTHGMVRTEVRCANCDAHLGHVFEDGPMPTGLRYCINSASLSFEPGANAIPVKTEK from the coding sequence ATGAAAAAAACAGATCAAGAATATAAGCAATCATTAAGTGATATAGAGTACCGAGTCACTCGAGAAGCAGCAACTGAGCGACCTTTTACCGGCAAGTACTGGGATCATTGGGACAAGGGTCGCTATCAGTGTGTTTGCTGTGGTACACCACTCTTTTTATCAGAGACCAAGTTCGATGCTGGTTGCGGATGGCCAAGCTATAACGCCCCAGAAGTTGCATCCTCTATTAAAGAAATTCGAGATACTACTCATGGCATGGTTCGCACCGAAGTCCGTTGTGCAAATTGTGATGCCCATTTAGGGCATGTATTTGAGGATGGCCCCATGCCAACTGGATTGCGCTACTGCATTAACTCTGCATCCTTGAGTTTTGAGCCAGGTGCCAACGCCATACCCGTAAAAACTGAAAAATAA